One stretch of Pseudomonas sp. NC02 DNA includes these proteins:
- a CDS encoding FUSC family protein, with protein sequence MEWARSDGVMWIYLGKVLIASYLTLWLAMRLELPQPSTAITTVFIVMQPHSGHVLAKSIYRFIGTLVGSSFMVLLMALFAQSTELFLAGLALWVGLCSGGAARNRNFRAYGFVLAGYTAVMVGLPVVGHPQQVFMAAVWRVLEITLGIVCATLISATVLPKTSSVAMRNTLYQRFGRFAGFVRQRLRDTGDQAAFESANLGFIAEAVGLEVMRSVSVFEDPYMRQRNGRINRLNSEFMAITTRFNALHQLLERVRLRGGVEVVQAVDPGLIALAELLKPFAGHPLTDRDAAVLSTELKVYKAGLPDRVRRLRAALQHTAPVADDLLDFHTAYELLYRFVDELHSYAQTHASLADHNHVREQWNEPFQPRTNWLATLAAGLRAAVVLLVLSTLWIATSWPSGAAMTLVSALTVGLSAFSANPRRMSFQIACGTLLAAVIGIFEVFFVYPMIDGFPLLCVVMAPVIVLGSFWLARPQLAGYGLGMLVFFGTSSVPANLTLYNPYGLINDYLAMVFGMLVCAAAGAIILPPNSPWLWRRLEQDLRRQVVVAISAPLPALGSGFESGTRDLLNQAYNFAAGRASVQHRLLRWTFVVLDVGHAIIELRREQARLPAQACYAESMPWRLAIRAMGRALVRLFVKPGPGYLQRALEAVEHAIECVQQTDEPFAGNFETSALRRVESYLHFIRTSLLDPQSPLVHYNQPGEKVAQSSD encoded by the coding sequence ATGGAGTGGGCCCGCAGCGATGGGGTGATGTGGATCTACCTGGGCAAGGTATTGATCGCCTCGTACCTGACCCTGTGGCTGGCGATGCGCCTGGAACTGCCACAACCGAGCACCGCGATCACCACTGTGTTTATCGTGATGCAGCCCCACAGCGGGCACGTCCTCGCCAAGAGTATCTATCGCTTCATCGGCACGTTGGTGGGCTCATCGTTCATGGTGCTGTTGATGGCCCTGTTTGCCCAGAGCACCGAGCTGTTTCTCGCGGGCCTGGCATTGTGGGTGGGGTTGTGTTCCGGTGGTGCCGCGCGCAATCGCAACTTCCGCGCCTATGGATTTGTGCTCGCCGGCTACACGGCGGTGATGGTCGGGCTTCCCGTGGTGGGCCATCCGCAGCAGGTATTCATGGCGGCCGTCTGGCGAGTGCTGGAGATCACCTTGGGGATCGTCTGCGCGACGCTGATCAGCGCCACCGTATTGCCTAAAACCTCCAGCGTGGCGATGCGCAACACGTTGTACCAACGCTTTGGCCGCTTTGCCGGATTTGTGCGGCAGCGCCTGCGTGATACCGGTGACCAGGCGGCCTTCGAGAGCGCCAACCTGGGGTTTATCGCCGAGGCCGTTGGCCTGGAAGTAATGCGCAGCGTCAGCGTGTTCGAAGACCCTTACATGCGCCAGCGCAATGGGCGAATCAACCGCCTCAACAGCGAGTTCATGGCGATCACCACGCGTTTCAACGCGCTGCATCAACTGCTTGAACGGGTTCGCCTGCGCGGTGGCGTGGAGGTGGTCCAGGCCGTCGATCCGGGGTTGATCGCGTTGGCCGAGCTGCTCAAACCCTTCGCCGGGCACCCATTGACGGACCGTGACGCGGCCGTGCTGTCCACCGAACTGAAAGTCTACAAAGCCGGCTTGCCAGACCGGGTCCGGCGCCTGCGTGCGGCGTTGCAACATACCGCTCCCGTAGCCGATGACCTGCTGGACTTTCACACCGCGTATGAACTGCTCTACCGCTTTGTCGACGAGCTGCACAGCTACGCCCAGACGCATGCGTCCCTCGCCGATCACAACCATGTGCGAGAGCAATGGAACGAACCGTTTCAACCTCGGACCAACTGGCTGGCGACCCTTGCGGCCGGGTTGCGCGCCGCGGTGGTGTTACTGGTGCTCAGTACGTTGTGGATTGCCACCAGTTGGCCCAGCGGCGCGGCCATGACCCTGGTGTCGGCGCTGACCGTAGGCCTGTCGGCGTTCTCTGCCAACCCCAGGCGCATGTCGTTTCAAATCGCCTGCGGTACGCTACTGGCAGCGGTGATTGGCATTTTCGAAGTGTTTTTCGTGTACCCGATGATCGACGGTTTTCCGTTGCTGTGCGTGGTCATGGCGCCGGTGATCGTACTGGGTTCGTTCTGGCTGGCGAGGCCGCAATTGGCCGGCTATGGCCTGGGCATGCTGGTGTTTTTCGGCACCAGCTCAGTGCCTGCCAACCTGACGCTGTACAACCCCTACGGGCTGATCAATGACTATCTCGCCATGGTGTTTGGCATGTTGGTGTGCGCCGCGGCGGGGGCGATTATCCTGCCACCCAACAGCCCTTGGCTGTGGCGCCGGCTGGAACAGGATCTGCGCCGCCAGGTGGTGGTTGCCATCAGCGCGCCGTTGCCGGCGCTGGGCTCCGGTTTCGAAAGCGGCACCCGCGACCTGCTCAACCAGGCCTACAACTTTGCGGCGGGCAGGGCATCGGTGCAGCATCGCCTGCTGCGCTGGACGTTCGTGGTACTGGACGTGGGGCACGCGATCATCGAGTTGCGCCGCGAGCAGGCCCGGTTGCCGGCGCAGGCCTGTTACGCCGAGAGCATGCCCTGGCGCCTCGCCATCCGGGCAATGGGTCGCGCACTGGTGCGGTTGTTCGTCAAGCCTGGGCCCGGTTATTTGCAGCGCGCGCTGGAGGCTGTCGAGCACGCCATTGAGTGCGTGCAACAGACCGATGAGCCATTCGCCGGGAACTTTGAGACTTCAGCCCTGAGACGGGTGGAAAGCTACCTGCACTTCATCCGCACCTCGCTGCTCGACCCGCAATCGCCGCTGGTCCACTACAACCAGCCGGGAGAAAAAGTGGCGCAATCGAGCGACTAG